Proteins found in one Amycolatopsis umgeniensis genomic segment:
- a CDS encoding NAD(P)-dependent oxidoreductase: MAYAVTFIGLGTMGQPMVRALARSVPVSVHDADRAAIDAAARNAGVTALPGLLDGADADVVILMLPDSTVVERVLGDPEAPGSFAGRLRPGTMVVDMGSSAPRATQELAERLKKRGVALVDAPVSGGPRKAATAELTIMAGGSAEDCERIFPLLRAMGTSVTHVGPVGSAHALKALNNLLSAIGLVGALEVFTTGAKFGLDPRIMLEVVNRSTGRNQSTEVKIGPEVLDGRFQVGFSLPLTVKDITTALDLSTSLGLAPEVSQACVRFCRAALADLGEGNPDQSEIARYLAKVTGVDLTGRTTVIPS, encoded by the coding sequence ATGGCATACGCCGTCACCTTCATCGGACTGGGCACGATGGGGCAGCCCATGGTCCGCGCTCTCGCGCGATCCGTGCCGGTCTCGGTCCACGACGCCGACCGTGCCGCGATCGACGCGGCCGCCCGGAACGCGGGGGTGACGGCGTTGCCCGGCCTCCTGGACGGTGCCGACGCCGACGTCGTGATCCTCATGCTGCCCGACAGCACTGTCGTCGAGCGGGTGCTCGGCGATCCCGAAGCCCCGGGGAGCTTCGCCGGTCGCCTGCGGCCGGGAACGATGGTGGTGGACATGGGCTCGTCCGCGCCTCGCGCGACCCAGGAACTGGCCGAGCGACTGAAAAAGCGCGGCGTGGCGCTGGTGGACGCGCCGGTGTCCGGCGGGCCGCGCAAGGCCGCGACGGCCGAGCTGACCATCATGGCCGGCGGTTCGGCCGAAGACTGCGAGCGGATCTTTCCGCTGCTGCGCGCGATGGGGACGTCCGTGACGCACGTCGGCCCCGTCGGATCCGCGCACGCGCTGAAGGCGCTCAACAACCTGTTGTCCGCCATCGGGCTGGTCGGGGCGCTGGAAGTGTTCACCACGGGCGCCAAATTCGGCCTGGATCCGCGGATCATGCTCGAAGTCGTCAACCGGTCCACCGGCCGCAACCAGTCGACCGAGGTCAAGATCGGGCCGGAGGTGCTGGACGGGCGGTTCCAGGTCGGGTTCTCGCTTCCGTTGACCGTCAAGGACATCACCACCGCCTTGGACCTGTCGACATCGCTCGGGCTGGCGCCGGAGGTGTCGCAGGCGTGTGTCCGGTTCTGCCGTGCCGCGCTCGCCGATCTGGGGGAGGGGAACCCGGACCAGTCCGAGATCGCCCGGTACCTGGCGAAGGTGACCGGCGTCGACCTGACCGGTCGTACTACAGTGATACCGTCATAG
- a CDS encoding TMEM175 family protein produces the protein MTAPTETGDRIGKAAAERLSIFVDAVIAIALTLLALDLPIPQGDTTGAMLSSLAGHGKEYLAFALSFVVIAAHWRAHHEIFPHVRSLSGRLISLTLLWLFMQVLMPFATRVITAEGAFPLRFSLYAMVQVLASASFALIIREIRREQLYRSDGPPRVFAQSLLRSVCLAAVFGVSIPVAFLTEDSSAYLCWLAAPIALAIARRATKTA, from the coding sequence ATGACGGCCCCCACGGAAACCGGCGACAGGATCGGGAAGGCCGCCGCCGAACGACTCAGCATCTTCGTCGACGCGGTGATCGCGATCGCGCTCACCTTGCTGGCCCTGGATCTCCCCATCCCCCAGGGCGACACGACCGGCGCCATGCTGAGCTCGTTGGCGGGACACGGCAAGGAATACCTCGCCTTCGCGCTCAGTTTCGTGGTGATCGCCGCCCACTGGCGCGCCCACCACGAGATCTTCCCCCATGTCCGCTCGCTGAGCGGCCGCCTGATCAGCCTCACCCTGCTCTGGCTGTTCATGCAGGTCCTGATGCCGTTCGCGACACGGGTGATCACCGCCGAAGGCGCCTTCCCGCTCCGGTTCAGCCTGTACGCGATGGTGCAGGTCCTGGCGTCCGCGTCGTTCGCGCTGATCATCCGGGAGATCCGGCGCGAGCAGCTGTACCGATCGGACGGCCCGCCCCGCGTGTTCGCCCAGAGCCTGCTGCGCAGCGTCTGCTTGGCCGCGGTGTTCGGGGTGTCCATTCCCGTCGCGTTCCTGACCGAGGACAGCAGCGCGTACCTGTGCTGGCTCGCGGCGCCGATCGCGCTCGCCATCGCCCGCCGGGCCACGAAAACCGCGTAG
- a CDS encoding nucleobase:cation symporter-2 family protein, which yields MVKRTQAEAASKGRPEDERLGIGKSFTYGIQHVLTMYGGIIAPPLIIGGAAGVSPAEIGLLVASCLFIGGLATILQSYGVPFFGSRLPLVQGTSFAGVATMTAIVADGGLPAVFGAVIASTVIGLLITPVFSRLVKYFPPVVTGTVITVIGLSLMPVAAQWAMGNNTKAADFGSVSNIGLAALTLTIVLLLSKVAVPAISRLSILLSIVVGTLLAAVLGKADFSKVWDGPILAVPTPFSFGAPTFDIAAIVSMFIVVLVTLTETTADILAVGEIVGTRVSRRRIGDGLRADMASSALAPVFNGFTQSAFAQNVGLVAITGVKSRFVVTAGGVVLLILGMLPVLGRVVAAIPYPVLGGAGLVLFGTVAASGIKTLSKVDYNGNMNLVIVAASVGFGMVPIAAPDFYHHFPAWVGTIFHSGISSAALMAVLLNLLFNHLKPGKAGTDPSVFATATRVIDYSDLKALSRLENGDKIVDGKIVDAEGKPVEVRDADGRPVPYRIGNEQEGH from the coding sequence ATGGTGAAGAGGACGCAGGCCGAAGCGGCTTCGAAGGGTCGGCCCGAGGACGAACGGCTCGGGATCGGCAAGAGCTTCACTTACGGCATCCAGCACGTTCTGACGATGTACGGCGGGATCATCGCGCCGCCGTTGATCATCGGCGGCGCGGCGGGCGTCTCGCCTGCCGAGATCGGACTGCTCGTCGCGTCATGCCTGTTCATCGGCGGGCTGGCGACGATCCTGCAGTCGTATGGCGTGCCCTTCTTCGGCTCTCGGCTCCCGCTGGTCCAGGGCACTTCCTTCGCAGGCGTGGCGACGATGACCGCGATCGTGGCCGACGGCGGGCTGCCCGCGGTGTTCGGGGCGGTGATCGCGTCCACGGTGATCGGCCTGCTCATCACGCCGGTGTTCTCGCGGCTGGTGAAGTACTTCCCGCCGGTCGTCACCGGGACGGTGATCACCGTGATCGGGCTCAGCCTGATGCCGGTCGCGGCACAGTGGGCGATGGGCAACAACACCAAGGCGGCGGACTTCGGTTCGGTGTCCAACATCGGGCTGGCCGCGCTGACCCTGACGATCGTGCTGCTGCTCAGCAAGGTCGCCGTCCCGGCGATCTCCCGGCTCTCGATCCTCCTGTCGATCGTGGTGGGCACCCTGCTGGCCGCCGTACTCGGCAAGGCCGATTTCTCCAAGGTCTGGGACGGCCCGATCCTCGCGGTGCCGACACCGTTCAGTTTCGGGGCGCCGACGTTCGACATCGCCGCGATCGTGTCGATGTTCATCGTCGTGCTGGTGACCCTCACCGAGACCACGGCCGACATCCTCGCGGTGGGAGAGATCGTCGGAACGCGGGTCAGCAGGCGCCGGATCGGCGACGGCCTGCGCGCCGACATGGCCTCCTCGGCGCTCGCGCCGGTCTTCAACGGGTTCACCCAGAGCGCGTTCGCCCAGAACGTCGGCCTGGTCGCGATCACCGGGGTCAAGAGCAGGTTCGTGGTGACCGCCGGCGGCGTGGTCCTCCTGATCCTCGGCATGCTCCCGGTACTCGGCCGGGTGGTCGCCGCGATCCCGTACCCGGTCTTGGGCGGCGCCGGTCTCGTGCTGTTCGGCACCGTCGCGGCGTCCGGTATCAAGACGCTGTCCAAAGTGGACTACAACGGCAACATGAACCTGGTCATCGTCGCTGCTTCCGTCGGTTTCGGCATGGTCCCGATCGCGGCGCCGGACTTCTACCACCATTTCCCGGCATGGGTCGGCACGATCTTCCATTCGGGGATCAGCTCCGCCGCGCTCATGGCCGTCCTGCTGAACCTGCTGTTCAACCATCTGAAGCCGGGCAAGGCGGGCACCGACCCGTCGGTGTTCGCGACGGCGACCCGCGTGATCGACTACTCCGATCTCAAAGCCCTTTCCCGGCTGGAGAACGGCGACAAGATCGTCGACGGCAAGATCGTCGACGCCGAGGGCAAACCGGTCGAGGTGCGGGACGCGGACGGAAGGCCCGTGCCCTATCGGATCGGGAACGAGCAGGAAGGGCACTGA
- a CDS encoding MarR family transcriptional regulator → MDDGLADLLHRVVMLLGEAARRRADDPDGLTYSQIRLLGTLEEVEPTTQHRLAQALSVSDPAISRALRPLEADGLVRITVDPEHARRRLVSLTEVGRKAFHAAGKPLYDELRAGLVAAGFPYERYLEDTLRLAEILAAD, encoded by the coding sequence GTGGATGACGGACTCGCAGACTTGTTGCACCGCGTGGTCATGCTGCTGGGCGAAGCGGCCCGGCGGCGCGCCGACGACCCCGACGGTTTGACCTACAGCCAGATACGGCTCCTGGGTACGCTGGAAGAAGTCGAGCCGACGACGCAGCACCGGCTCGCCCAGGCGCTGTCGGTGTCCGATCCGGCGATCAGCCGGGCACTGCGGCCGCTCGAAGCGGATGGCCTGGTGCGGATCACCGTCGACCCCGAACACGCGCGGCGACGGCTGGTCAGTCTCACCGAGGTCGGCCGGAAAGCCTTCCATGCCGCCGGAAAACCGCTCTACGACGAGCTCCGTGCCGGGCTCGTCGCGGCGGGCTTTCCTTACGAGCGCTATCTCGAAGACACCCTTCGGCTGGCCGAGATACTCGCGGCCGACTGA
- a CDS encoding NADH:flavin oxidoreductase/NADH oxidase gives MPSKESPGPEMKPLRLREVTIPNRVWMSPMAQYAAGSDGMPADWHLVHYGQRAVGGAGLIMVESTAVGPRHRTTSADLGIWTEEQALAHRRLTSFIAGHGAVPAIQLLAAGRKGSHQVPWEGGGQNGPVSVADGGWDLFAPSAIPFGDLAVPREASQADLDEVVEAFAQAARMSHLAGYQAVELHAAHGYLLHQFLSPLANHRTDEYGGGPRNRMRLPLRVARAVREAFPADKPVFVRVTATDWAEGGITIEDAAEFAKELAAAGIDLLDVSSGVLVRDAEARPPARAGVNVGFAKTLKQASGLAVAPVGQIEGLEAASRIVGDGEADAVLLGRPLLRDPYLALRGRPADKEAWPVRYHRAL, from the coding sequence GTGCCCAGCAAGGAATCACCCGGCCCGGAGATGAAACCGTTGCGGCTGCGGGAGGTGACGATCCCCAACCGCGTCTGGATGTCGCCGATGGCCCAGTACGCCGCGGGATCCGACGGAATGCCCGCCGACTGGCATCTGGTGCACTACGGCCAGCGCGCGGTCGGCGGGGCGGGCCTGATCATGGTCGAGTCCACCGCGGTCGGCCCGCGGCACCGGACCACCTCGGCGGACCTCGGGATCTGGACCGAAGAGCAGGCTCTCGCGCACCGGCGGCTGACCTCGTTCATCGCCGGACACGGCGCGGTCCCCGCGATCCAACTGCTGGCCGCCGGCCGGAAGGGATCACACCAGGTTCCCTGGGAGGGCGGTGGGCAGAACGGCCCGGTCAGCGTGGCCGACGGCGGCTGGGATCTGTTCGCGCCGTCGGCGATCCCGTTCGGCGACCTTGCCGTGCCCCGCGAAGCCAGTCAGGCCGACCTCGACGAGGTCGTCGAGGCCTTTGCCCAAGCGGCCCGGATGTCCCACCTGGCCGGGTATCAGGCTGTCGAACTCCACGCCGCGCACGGGTACCTCCTGCACCAGTTCCTGTCTCCGCTGGCCAACCACCGGACCGACGAGTACGGCGGCGGCCCGCGGAACCGGATGCGCCTCCCACTGCGCGTGGCCCGAGCCGTCCGGGAAGCCTTTCCGGCGGACAAACCCGTCTTCGTCCGCGTCACCGCCACCGACTGGGCCGAAGGCGGCATCACCATCGAGGACGCCGCCGAGTTCGCGAAGGAACTCGCGGCGGCGGGCATCGACCTTCTCGACGTCTCGTCCGGAGTCTTGGTGCGCGACGCCGAAGCCCGCCCGCCCGCTCGAGCAGGGGTCAACGTCGGATTCGCGAAGACGCTCAAACAGGCTTCGGGGCTCGCGGTCGCCCCGGTCGGGCAGATCGAAGGTCTGGAGGCGGCGAGCCGGATCGTGGGAGACGGGGAGGCGGACGCCGTGCTGCTGGGCCGTCCCCTGCTGCGCGATCCGTACCTCGCCCTGCGCGGCCGCCCGGCGGACAAGGAAGCCTGGCCCGTACGCTACCACCGCGCTCTCTGA
- a CDS encoding DUF6790 family protein, whose product MDNFSYLAQSAFPLVWVVVPAAGAAIRARHATSSEERLEIWQRWWAIGAFGCGSLWMTVAFLAFPDVMATAIGFERTPFLFEIAFANLGMAILGFRAASASARERITIGIGGGMFLWGAVVGHVYQWFANGDHAPGNTGGVLVTDILIPAVMIALAVRSRRLANAPRPVAA is encoded by the coding sequence ATGGACAACTTCTCTTACCTCGCCCAATCCGCCTTTCCGCTGGTCTGGGTCGTAGTGCCCGCCGCCGGAGCCGCCATCCGGGCCCGCCACGCCACGTCGTCCGAAGAGCGGCTCGAGATCTGGCAGCGCTGGTGGGCCATCGGCGCCTTCGGCTGCGGCAGCCTGTGGATGACTGTCGCCTTCCTCGCCTTCCCCGACGTCATGGCGACGGCGATCGGCTTCGAGCGGACCCCCTTCCTGTTCGAAATCGCCTTCGCCAACCTCGGCATGGCCATCCTGGGGTTCCGGGCCGCCTCGGCGTCGGCGCGCGAACGCATCACCATCGGCATCGGTGGCGGGATGTTCCTCTGGGGAGCCGTGGTCGGCCACGTCTACCAGTGGTTCGCCAACGGTGACCACGCCCCCGGCAACACCGGCGGGGTCCTCGTCACCGACATCCTGATCCCGGCGGTCATGATCGCCCTGGCCGTGCGGTCCCGGCGGCTCGCGAACGCCCCGCGCCCGGTCGCGGCATGA
- a CDS encoding MFS transporter — protein sequence MKADEHTVVSAPSVRMTRKQRKAILAGALGNAIEYLDWGIYASLAPVFANQFFPRGDPAAAFLSTLAIFAAGFFVRPLGGVVLGAYADRFGRKKALTLTISLMSAGGLAIAVCPTYEQAGVVSPLILLVARLVQAFSAGGEWPSSVSYIVENAAPRRRAFAGSFQQVSTAGGILLASLFALAVTSLLDDRQLHAFGWRIAFAVAAALGLIVLWLRVRTEETRHFDDAVASAAPHRPVRTLFAEHKLSLLRVVGITVPGTIVYYLWITAMPGYVTATTGLDLGSALLANSLSVVVFILLLPLGGLLSDRFGRRPTFMFFVVGFALYAWPAYRLLDGAGFWTLLLVELAGVVLLVGNSANVAAIYAELFPTRVRTTGTGLPYAATVAVFGGTAPYFTTWLADIGQRDKIWIYVVAAAVVGVVTIMTMPDTARLDRLP from the coding sequence GTGAAAGCAGACGAGCACACCGTTGTGTCCGCGCCTTCGGTCAGGATGACCCGCAAGCAGCGGAAGGCGATCCTCGCCGGGGCGCTCGGCAACGCGATCGAGTACCTGGATTGGGGGATCTACGCGTCTCTGGCCCCGGTCTTCGCGAACCAGTTCTTCCCTCGGGGCGATCCGGCCGCCGCGTTCCTGTCCACCCTCGCGATCTTCGCGGCGGGCTTCTTCGTGCGCCCGCTCGGCGGCGTCGTGCTGGGCGCCTACGCCGACCGGTTCGGCCGGAAGAAGGCGCTGACGTTGACCATCAGCCTGATGTCGGCCGGTGGGCTCGCCATCGCGGTGTGCCCGACCTACGAGCAGGCGGGTGTGGTCTCGCCCCTGATACTCCTGGTGGCCAGGCTGGTGCAGGCGTTTTCCGCGGGCGGGGAATGGCCGAGTTCGGTGTCGTACATCGTGGAGAACGCGGCTCCGCGGAGAAGGGCGTTTGCGGGATCCTTCCAGCAGGTGTCGACCGCGGGCGGGATCCTGCTCGCGTCGCTGTTCGCCCTCGCCGTGACCTCGCTGCTGGACGATCGGCAACTGCACGCCTTCGGCTGGCGGATCGCCTTCGCCGTCGCCGCGGCGCTGGGTCTGATCGTCCTGTGGTTGCGGGTCCGCACCGAGGAAACGCGGCACTTCGACGACGCGGTGGCGTCCGCCGCCCCGCATCGGCCGGTACGGACCCTGTTCGCCGAGCACAAGCTGAGCCTGCTCCGCGTCGTCGGGATCACGGTTCCCGGGACGATCGTCTACTACCTGTGGATCACGGCCATGCCCGGCTATGTCACCGCGACCACCGGCCTCGACCTCGGCTCGGCCCTTCTCGCGAACTCCTTGTCGGTCGTCGTGTTCATCCTGCTGCTCCCGCTCGGAGGACTGCTGTCCGACCGATTCGGCAGGCGTCCCACCTTCATGTTCTTCGTCGTCGGGTTCGCGCTGTACGCGTGGCCCGCCTACCGCCTGCTCGACGGAGCGGGTTTCTGGACGCTGCTGCTCGTCGAACTGGCCGGGGTGGTGCTGCTCGTCGGCAACTCTGCGAACGTGGCCGCGATCTACGCCGAACTGTTCCCGACCAGGGTGCGCACGACCGGGACCGGCCTGCCCTACGCGGCGACGGTCGCCGTGTTCGGTGGCACGGCGCCGTATTTCACGACCTGGCTCGCCGACATCGGGCAGCGGGACAAGATCTGGATCTACGTGGTCGCCGCGGCGGTGGTCGGCGTGGTCACGATCATGACGATGCCCGATACCGCGCGCCTGGACCGGCTCCCGTGA
- a CDS encoding alpha/beta fold hydrolase, translating to MSNTESREIQRPGGTTIHYTAAGPADGPVLALVHGWGCDRHDFDAIIGHLPHDLRVLAIDLAEHGDSRSTRDVWTMEEFGHDVVAVLAAESVESCVVAGHSLGGAVAVETARLLPGTVTRVVTLDALHYLTLFPKQDERTAEAILRPFREDFAVAMRGMVEAGSPPGTDPALIEAYIAKMGAVRQPAGLHALQGLLHWDMDAALREVAQPVLVFAVRAIITQEAVERYRDRVRIEQVDLGSHHFHVESPEATAELLVTALSD from the coding sequence ATGAGCAACACCGAGAGCCGCGAGATCCAGCGTCCCGGCGGGACCACGATCCACTACACCGCCGCCGGACCGGCCGATGGCCCCGTCCTCGCGCTCGTCCACGGCTGGGGCTGCGACCGCCACGACTTCGACGCCATCATCGGCCACCTCCCCCACGACCTCCGCGTCCTCGCGATCGACCTAGCCGAACACGGGGACTCCCGCTCCACCCGCGACGTCTGGACGATGGAGGAGTTCGGCCACGACGTCGTGGCCGTTCTGGCCGCCGAGTCCGTCGAATCGTGTGTGGTCGCCGGACATTCCCTGGGCGGCGCTGTCGCGGTCGAAACCGCCAGGCTGCTGCCCGGCACCGTCACCCGCGTGGTCACCCTCGACGCCCTGCATTACCTGACGCTGTTCCCCAAACAGGACGAGCGAACGGCCGAGGCGATCCTGCGCCCGTTCCGTGAGGACTTCGCCGTCGCGATGCGCGGCATGGTCGAGGCGGGGTCACCGCCCGGTACCGACCCCGCCCTGATCGAGGCCTACATCGCGAAAATGGGCGCGGTACGCCAGCCCGCGGGACTGCACGCGCTCCAAGGCCTGCTGCACTGGGACATGGACGCCGCGTTGCGCGAAGTCGCCCAGCCGGTCTTGGTGTTCGCGGTGCGCGCGATCATCACCCAGGAGGCCGTCGAGCGCTACCGCGACCGCGTCCGCATCGAACAGGTCGACCTGGGCAGTCACCACTTCCACGTCGAATCCCCCGAAGCAACGGCCGAACTCCTGGTCACCGCACTGTCCGATTAG
- a CDS encoding carboxymuconolactone decarboxylase family protein, with translation MTTTEHDPQTYIDDMARRRGYVLDYHKVMAKQDFEVLQAANGLVSAAYLDQRTLDRRTKELIFIVSLTVMRAAKGHIQSHIKVALELGVTAKEILEAIEISLPEAGIVAFQAGFEAWREVVGADGLEPTVAAFQG, from the coding sequence ATGACCACCACTGAGCACGATCCGCAGACCTACATCGACGACATGGCACGTCGACGGGGCTACGTCCTCGACTATCACAAGGTGATGGCCAAGCAGGACTTCGAAGTGCTGCAGGCGGCCAACGGGCTGGTCAGCGCCGCGTACCTCGACCAGCGGACGCTGGACCGCCGGACGAAGGAGCTCATCTTCATCGTCAGTCTCACGGTGATGCGCGCCGCGAAGGGGCACATCCAGAGTCACATCAAGGTCGCACTCGAGTTGGGTGTCACCGCGAAGGAGATCCTGGAGGCGATCGAGATTTCGCTGCCCGAAGCAGGAATCGTCGCGTTCCAGGCCGGTTTCGAGGCCTGGCGGGAGGTCGTCGGCGCGGACGGTCTCGAACCGACTGTCGCCGCCTTCCAGGGCTGA
- a CDS encoding GntR family transcriptional regulator, which translates to MTGQRVQRVAAPLRAQVLEALRQDILAAEFKPGERLVEARLCARYEVSRTVVREVLRQLDTEGLVTTVPNRGPVVTELTSGDAEALFEVRGALEGLAGALFAERATEEHRERMGKVIRRYARTHRKADLAERLEMKDEFYDALIDGAANPIIDSTLRGIHARVQMLRGLSLQAEGRGAETVRELTAIHDAAAVRRDAAAAREACEDHVRNAAATALRELAARQPHDG; encoded by the coding sequence GTGACAGGACAACGAGTGCAGCGCGTGGCCGCGCCTCTGCGGGCACAGGTTCTCGAAGCGCTCCGGCAGGACATCCTGGCCGCCGAGTTCAAGCCGGGGGAGCGGCTGGTCGAGGCGCGGCTGTGTGCGCGATACGAGGTCTCCCGGACAGTCGTCCGCGAAGTCCTGCGGCAGCTGGACACCGAAGGTCTCGTGACCACGGTGCCCAACCGGGGGCCGGTCGTCACCGAGTTGACGTCCGGTGACGCCGAAGCACTGTTCGAGGTGCGCGGCGCGCTGGAAGGCCTGGCAGGCGCCTTGTTCGCCGAGCGGGCCACCGAGGAGCACCGCGAGCGGATGGGCAAGGTGATCCGGCGCTACGCCCGCACGCACCGCAAGGCCGATCTGGCCGAGCGGCTGGAGATGAAGGACGAGTTCTACGACGCCCTCATCGACGGCGCGGCGAACCCGATCATCGATTCGACGCTGCGCGGCATCCACGCCCGCGTGCAGATGCTGCGCGGTCTGTCCCTGCAGGCCGAGGGCCGCGGGGCGGAGACCGTCCGGGAGCTGACAGCGATCCACGACGCCGCGGCCGTACGCCGTGACGCCGCAGCCGCTCGCGAGGCGTGCGAAGACCACGTCCGCAACGCCGCGGCCACCGCGCTGCGCGAACTCGCCGCGCGGCAGCCACACGACGGCTGA
- a CDS encoding NPCBM/NEW2 domain-containing protein encodes MRRLFVLLCALFLTVTAVPASADTPPDPVPGERPPLGITWATGDPYCVYPFTEDVVKAAADQLVRSGLRDAGYEYVMLGDCWQAAQRDAGGRLTARATFPSGVPALVDYVHSRGLKIGFYSGTGAKTCSGQAAGSLDHEDLDAQTFAGWGADYLRYDTCHSVNGDAPARVKKMADAIKRTGRPITLEVDDFDRDQKPWLWGRAAGAQVWRTYKNATFNFGYSTGSLDKQYGLDGYEGPGGWNMPGSFTFSYLDTAERQAKLGLWAVLNAPLVVDMALAADATLPAAEMNNPDIIAVQRDWAGVGGHKVRDTGWTEVWTKPMSDGSAVLVLFNRGELAAPIATSVADAGLPAASGYRVRDLWTGDETVTTGALGGTVGRHAATVLRVWPANATAAPRTSLTVELPDSVPPSQPVTATVEFTNSGSTPITGAHLRLTAPAQWQFDGPAEATTETVEPGDTWKTAVTLRPISTAIQPFKMPATVTYTTTQGARTATASAEAPLMLAPNPPHTSGTLNTEPWISTENGLGPVERDSTDNGHPFTINGKTETRGGLGAHAPSVVRYFLGGKCKQFTVTVGVDDRGPNGTLGFRVLGDGVELEATGNMRHGDAAQRLVVPVTGVQVLALAVDDASDGSAGDWGDWIAPYVSC; translated from the coding sequence ATGCGACGCCTTTTCGTACTGCTCTGCGCCCTTTTCCTGACAGTCACCGCCGTCCCGGCGTCGGCCGATACACCGCCTGATCCGGTTCCGGGCGAGAGACCCCCGCTGGGGATCACCTGGGCCACTGGGGATCCCTACTGCGTCTACCCGTTCACCGAGGACGTCGTGAAGGCCGCGGCGGACCAGCTGGTCCGCTCCGGCCTGCGGGACGCCGGGTACGAGTACGTCATGCTCGGCGACTGCTGGCAGGCGGCTCAGCGCGACGCGGGCGGCAGGCTCACCGCCCGTGCCACCTTCCCGTCCGGCGTTCCGGCGCTGGTGGACTACGTGCATTCGCGCGGGCTCAAGATCGGTTTCTACAGCGGCACGGGCGCGAAGACCTGCAGTGGCCAGGCGGCGGGCTCGCTCGACCACGAGGACCTCGACGCCCAGACCTTCGCCGGCTGGGGCGCGGACTACCTGCGCTACGACACCTGCCACAGCGTCAACGGCGACGCGCCCGCGCGGGTCAAGAAGATGGCGGACGCGATCAAGCGCACCGGACGCCCGATCACGCTCGAAGTCGACGATTTCGACCGTGACCAGAAGCCGTGGCTGTGGGGACGGGCGGCCGGGGCACAGGTTTGGCGCACGTACAAGAACGCGACCTTCAACTTCGGTTACTCGACGGGAAGTCTCGACAAGCAGTACGGGCTCGACGGCTACGAAGGCCCGGGTGGCTGGAACATGCCGGGCTCGTTCACCTTCAGCTACCTCGACACCGCCGAGCGCCAGGCCAAACTCGGGCTGTGGGCGGTGCTCAACGCACCACTGGTGGTCGACATGGCACTGGCGGCCGACGCCACGCTTCCGGCCGCCGAGATGAACAACCCCGACATCATCGCCGTCCAGCGGGACTGGGCGGGCGTCGGCGGGCACAAGGTCCGCGACACGGGCTGGACCGAGGTGTGGACGAAGCCGATGTCCGACGGCTCGGCGGTGCTGGTGCTGTTCAACCGCGGCGAGCTGGCCGCGCCGATCGCCACCTCCGTCGCCGATGCCGGACTCCCCGCCGCGTCCGGGTATCGCGTGCGCGACCTGTGGACGGGCGACGAGACCGTGACGACCGGCGCGCTCGGCGGAACCGTTGGACGGCACGCCGCCACCGTGCTGCGTGTGTGGCCAGCGAACGCGACCGCCGCGCCGCGGACGTCGCTGACCGTCGAGCTGCCCGACTCCGTGCCGCCGTCGCAGCCGGTGACCGCGACGGTCGAGTTCACCAACTCCGGCTCGACGCCGATCACCGGCGCCCATCTACGGCTGACCGCACCCGCGCAATGGCAGTTCGACGGCCCCGCCGAAGCGACCACCGAAACCGTCGAACCGGGTGACACGTGGAAGACCGCGGTGACGCTGCGCCCGATTTCGACCGCCATCCAGCCGTTCAAGATGCCGGCCACCGTGACGTACACGACCACGCAAGGCGCGCGGACCGCGACCGCGTCGGCCGAGGCCCCGCTCATGCTCGCGCCGAACCCGCCCCACACCAGCGGAACGCTCAACACCGAGCCGTGGATCTCCACGGAGAACGGCCTCGGCCCTGTCGAGCGGGACAGCACCGACAACGGCCATCCGTTCACGATCAACGGCAAGACCGAGACACGCGGCGGGCTGGGCGCGCACGCGCCGTCGGTCGTGCGGTACTTCCTCGGCGGCAAGTGCAAGCAGTTCACCGTGACCGTGGGTGTCGACGACCGCGGGCCGAACGGGACGCTCGGGTTCCGCGTGCTCGGCGACGGCGTCGAACTGGAGGCCACGGGGAACATGCGGCATGGGGACGCCGCGCAGCGTCTCGTCGTGCCGGTGACGGGCGTGCAAGTTCTCGCGCTCGCCGTGGACGACGCGAGTGACGGCTCCGCCGGGGATTGGGGAGACTGGATAGCCCCCTACGTCAGCTGCTGA